In Quercus robur chromosome 11, dhQueRobu3.1, whole genome shotgun sequence, the following proteins share a genomic window:
- the LOC126705925 gene encoding lupeol synthase: MWKLKIAEGGPDLVSLNNFIGRQHWEFDPDAGTPEERAEVERMREEFKKNRFHKKQSADLLMRMQLRKENPCGPIPPPVQVKETEVITEEAVITTLKRALSFFSSIQAHDGHWPAESAGPLFFLQPMVMALYITGGLNAILSPAHQKEIIRYLYNHQNEDGGWGFHIEGHSTMFGTALSYIALRLLGEGPEDGEDMAMARGRKWILDHGSLVAIPSWGKFWVTVLGVYEWSGCNPLPPEFWILPNFFPMHPGKMLCYCRLVYMPMSYLYGKRFVGPITGLIQSIRQELYNEPYHQINWNKARSTIAKEDLYYPHPLMQDMLWDFLHHVAEPILTRWPFSMLREKAIKAAIGHVRYEDENTKYLCIGSVEKVLCLLARWVEDPNSEAYKLHLARLPDNYWVAEDGLKVQSFGCQMWDAGFAIQAILSCNLNEEYGSTLRKSHEFVKASQVRENPSGDFKAMYRHISKGAWTFSMQDHGWQVSDCTAEGLKVALLFSQMSQDLVGEKMETDRFYDAVNVILSLQSSNGGFPAWEPQRAYRWLEKFNPTEFFEDTLIEREYVECTSSAVQGLALFRKFYPKHRRIEIDSSISNAIQYIEDVQEPDGSWYGHWGICYTYGTWFAVGGLAACGRNYRNCPALRKTCEFLLSKQLPNGGWGESYLSSQNKVWTNIEGNCANLVQTAWALLSLIDAGQAEIDPTPIHRGVRVLINAQMEDGDFPQQEITGVFMRNCTLNYSSYRNIFPIWALGEYRRRVLFA, encoded by the exons ATGTGGAAGCTAAAGATAGCCGAAGGAGGGCCAGATTTGGTGAGTCTGAACAATTTCATTGGGCGGCAACACTGGGAATTCGACCCCGATGCCGGTACTCCAGAAGAGCGTGCTGAAGTTGAAAGAATGCGTGAGGAGTTTAAGAAAAACCGGTTTCATAAGAAACAAAGTGCTGATCTTTTGATGAGGATGCAG CTTAGAAAGGAGAACCCATGTGGGCCTATTCCACCACCAGTCCAAGTGAAAGAAACAGAGGTGATAACAGAGGAAGCAGTGATAACTACTCTGAAAAGAGCACTGAGCTTTTTTTCATCCATTCAAGCCCATGATGGCCACTGGCCTGCTGAATCTGCTGGCCCTCTGTTTTTCCTTCAACCCATG GTAATGGCATTGTACATCACGGGAGGTCTCAATGCTATACTTTCACCAGCACACCAGAAGGAAATAATACGATACTTGTATAATCATCAG AATGAAGACGGAGGTTGGGGCTTCCATATTGAAGGTCACAGTACAATGTTTGGCACAGCTTTGAGCTACATTGCCTTAAGGCTACTTGGAGAGGGACCTGAAGATGGTGAAGACATGGCTATGGCTAGAGGACGGAAATGGATCCTTGACCATGGTAGTTTAGTAGCAATTCCATCATGGGGAAAGTTTTGGGTCACG GTACTAGGAGTATATGAGTGGTCAGGCTGCAATCCACTGCCTCCAGAATTCTGGATTCTTCCTAATTTCTTCCCTATGCATCCAG GCAAAATGTTATGCTATTGTCGCTTGGTTTACATGCCAATGTCTTATTTATATGGAAAGAGGTTTGTCGGCCCAATCACTGGCTTGATTCAATCAATAAGACAAGAGTTATACAATGAGCCTTACCATCAAATTAACTGGAACAAAGCTCGGAGTACAATTGCTAAG GAGGATCTCTACTATCCGCATCCCCTTATGCAAGATATGCTATGGGATTTTCTTCACCATGTAGCCGAGCCTATCCTGACACGTTGGCCCTTTTCAATGTTGAGAGAGAAGGCAATAAAAGCTGCAATTGGTCATGTACGTTATGAGGATGAGAACACCAAATACCTCTGCATTGGAAGCGTAGAAAAG GTTTTATGTTTGCTTGCCCGTTGGGTTGAAGATCCAAATTCAGAGGCATACAAGCTTCATCTAGCCAGACTTCCAGACAACTATTGGGTTGCTGAAGATGGCTTAAAAGTTCAG AGTTTTGGCTGTCAGATGTGGGATGCGGGTTTTGCTATTCAAGCAATTCTCTCTTGTAATCTAAATGAAGAGTATGGGTCAACACTCAGGAAATCACATGAGTTTGTCAAGGCTTCACAG GTCCGAGAAAACCCTTCTGGTGACTTCAAAGCTATGTACCGACACATTAGTAAAGGAGCATGGACTTTCTCAATGCAGGACCATGGTTGGCAAGTCTCTGACTGCACAGCAGAAGGGCTAAAG GTTGCACTTTTGTTCTCACAAATGTCTCAAGACCTTGTTGGTGAAAAAATGGAGACAGACCGGTTCTATGATGCTGTGAATGTCATTCTTTCTCTACAA AGTAGCAATGGTGGTTTCCCAGCATGGGAGCCTCAAAGAGCTTACCGTTGGTTGGAG AAATTCAATCCCACAGAGTTCTTTGAAGATACTCTTATTGAGAGAGA GTATGTAGAATGTACTTCGTCAGCGGTTCAAGGCTTGGCACTCTTTAGGAAATTCTATCCCAAGCACCGTAGAATAGAGATAGACAGTAGCATTTCCAATGCAATTCAATACATTGAAGACGTACAAGAACCTGATGGATCATG GTATGGTCATTGGGGGATTTGCTACACCTATGGTACATGGTTTGCTGTAGGAGGATTAGCAGCTTGTGGAAGAAACTATAGAAATTGTCCTGCATTGCGCAAAACTTGTGAATTTTTGCTATCAAAGCAACTACCTAATGGTGGATGGGGAGAGAGTTACCTATCAAGCCAAAACAAG GTGTGGACAAATATAGAAGGCAACTGTGCAAATTTGGTCCAAACCGCATGGGCGCTGTTATCACTCATTGATGCTGGGCAG gCCGAGATAGATCCAACACCAATTCATCGTGGAGTCAGAGTGTTAATCAATGCACAGATGGAAGATGGTGACTTCCCACAACAG GAAATCACTGGAGTATTTATGAGGAACTGTACACTAAACTACTCATCATATAGAAACATTTTTCCCATATGGGCTCTTGGAGAATATCGAAGGCGAGTTCTATTTGCATAA